The following are encoded in a window of Lagenorhynchus albirostris chromosome 3, mLagAlb1.1, whole genome shotgun sequence genomic DNA:
- the GPR150 gene encoding probable G-protein coupled receptor 150, protein MEDPFSPSTPAPAPNLSVPISLGWGLNLTSGQGAPVPGPPPPSGPPSRRVRLVFLGVILVVTVAGNATVLCRLCGGGGPWAGPKRRKMDFLLVQLALADLYACGGTTLSQLAWELLGEPRRAAGDLACRFVHLLRASGHSASAHLVAIIALERQRAVRRPQGPPLPARALAALGWLLALLLALPPAFVVRGGAPSQPPAAPPAARAWPGERRCRDIFAPLPRWHLMVYALYEAVAGFVAPVAVMGIAGSRLLCAWRQRPPLAPSAAAPRSASPGQAPAPNALPRAKVQSLKMSLVLALLFVGCELPYFAARLAATWSSGLMGDWEAEDLAVALRLLGVANSALNPFVYLFFQAGDCQLRRCWRRRLGAVCCPREGVAEDDEGARGHQALHRHRWPHPHYHHARRDQPEERYLRPPPPRPRSLPCSCESVF, encoded by the coding sequence ATGGAGGATCCCTTCAGCCCCTCAACTCCGGCGCCGGCGCCCAACCTCTCCGTACCCATCTCGCTGGGCTGGGGTCTCAACCTGACTTCCGGACAGGGAGCCCCAGTcccggggccgccgccgccgtccGGGCCGCCCAGCCGCCGCGTCCGCCTGGTCTTCCTGGGGGTCATCCTGGTGGTGACGGTGGCCGGCAACGCTACGGTGCTGTGCCGCCTGTGCGGGGGCGGCGGGCCATGGGCAGGTCCCAAGCGTCGCAAGATGGACTTCCTGCTGGTGCAGCTGGCCCTGGCCGACCTGTATGCGTGCGGGGGCACCACGCTGTCGCAGCTGGCCTGGGAGCTCCTGGGCGAGCCGCGCCGGGCCGCGGGCGACCTGGCGTGCCGCTTCGTGCATCTGCTACGGGCATCCGGCCACAGCGCGTCGGCCCACCTCGTGGCGATCATTGCCCTCGAACGCCAGCGTGCCGTGCGCCGTCCACAGGGCCCGCCGCTGCCCGCGCGCGCCCTCGCCGCCCTGGGCTGGCTGCTGGCGCTGCTGCTGGCGCTGCCCCCGGCCTTCGTGGTGCGCGGGGGCGCCCCCTCGCAGCCGCCCGCCGCACCCCCGGCCGCTCGCGCCTGGCCCGGGGAGCGTCGCTGCCGCGACATCTTCGCGCCGCTACCGCGCTGGCACCTGATGGTCTACGCGCTCTATGAGGCCGTCGCGGGCTTCGTGGCGCCGGTCGCGGTCATGGGCATCGCTGGCAGCCGCCTGCTCTGCGCCTGGCGGCAGCGCCCGCCCCTGGCCCCATCGGCCGCGGCGCCCAGGTCGGCCAGTCCCGGCCAAGCCCCCGCGCCCAACGCGCTGCCCCGCGCCAAGGTCCAGAGCCTGAAGATGAGCCTGGTGCTGGCGCTGCTGTTCGTGGGGTGCGAGCTGCCCTACTTCGCTGCCCGGCTGGCGGCCACGTGGTCGTCTGGGCTGATGGGAGACTGGGAGGCCGAGGACCTAGCGGTGGCCCTGCGCCTCCTGGGGGTGGCCAAcagcgctctgaatcccttcGTCTATCTGTTCTTCCAGGCGGGCGACTGTCAGCTCCGGCGGTGCTGGCGGAGGCGCCTGGGTGCAGTGTGCTGCCCGCGGGAGGGAGTCGCGGAGGACGACGAGGGCGCCCGGGGCCACCAGGCGCTCCACCGCCACCGCTGGCCCCACCCACATTATCACCACGCTCGGCGGGATCAGCCGGAGGAGCGTTACTTGCGCCCACCCCCGCCGCGTCCCCGGTCGCTGCCCTGCTCCTGCGAAAGCGTCTTCTAG
- the RFESD gene encoding Rieske domain-containing protein: protein MDPDGSEQDPETKKYSSVCVGREEDIKKSERMTAVVHDREVVIFYHRGEYHAMDIRCYHSGGPLHLGEIEEFDGRPCIVCPWHKYKITLATGEGLYQSINPKDPSAKPKWCSKGIKQRIHTVTVDNGNIYVTLSNEPFRCDSDFYATGIFKVIQSSS, encoded by the exons ATGGATCCTGATGGCTCTGAGCAAGATCCTGAAACGAAGAAATATTCTTCTGTCTGTGTTGGCAGAgaagaagatattaaaaagtCTGAAAGAATGACAGCTGTTGTCCATGACAGAGAAGTGGTCATTTTCTACCACAGAGGAGAATATCATGCTATGGATATTCGCTGTTAcc ACTCAGGAGGACCTTTACATTTAGGAGAAATAGAG GAATTTGATGGACGACCATGTATAGTTTGCCCCTGGCATAAATACAAAATTACTTTGGCCACAGGAGAAGGACTGTATCAGTCTATAAACCCTAAAGATCCATCAGCAAAACCCAAGTGGTGCTCCAAAGGGATAAAGCAAAGGATTCACACGGTGACAGTGGACAATGGGAATATTTATGTGACTCTTTCTAACGAGCCTTTTAGGTGTGACTCTGATTTTTATGCCACTGGAATCTTCAAAGTAATTCAGAGTTCTTCCTGA